One stretch of Suricata suricatta isolate VVHF042 chromosome 13, meerkat_22Aug2017_6uvM2_HiC, whole genome shotgun sequence DNA includes these proteins:
- the INPP5E gene encoding phosphatidylinositol polyphosphate 5-phosphatase type IV isoform X1 yields MPSKVACLGHSDTSPPQPTAQGHLQPESRMLKGQLPKPGNDLVPHPGSPPTNDGQGPEKGPVPPPDPPAAVSDEDPRAKAKPFAPKPPARPRLERALSLDEKAWRRRRFRNSHEGLATRRGSSPSRGSLQDEGPQPAAGSPPCLSASLQEIPTSRRALGGAGGSPSSWGHCISGMISTSLDLLHRDGASAGSTPRLPAVDQKVASNCLRAAGSTGKPRLQDRLFRAHSSLGPGRPPSPLACDAKSSFSLLAPIRAKDVRSRSYLEGSLLASGALMGADELARYFPDRSLALFVATWNMQGQKELPPNLDELLLPAEADYAQDLYVVGVQEGCSDRREWEVRLQETLGPHYVTLYSAAHGALYMSVLIRRDLIWFCSEVESSTVTTRIVSHIKTKGALGVSFTFFGTSFLFITSHFTSGDGKVGERLLDYSRTVQGLALPKSVPDTSPYRSDAADVTTRFDGVFWFGDFNFRLNGGRAAVEAVLAQGLGDKVSALLQHDQLTQEMRRGSVFKGFQEPDIRFLPSYKFDIGKDSYDTTSKQRTPSYTDRVMYRSRHKGDIYPVKYSSCPGIKTSDHRPVYGLFRVKVRPGRDNIPLAAGKFDRELYLIGIKRRISREMQQRQWQRAPKDQHSSAICTVS; encoded by the exons ATGCCATCCAAGGTGGCGTGCCTGGGGCATTCAGACACCTCCCCCCCGCAGCCCACTGCCCAGGGGCATCTGCAGCCCGAAAGCAGGATGCTAAAAGGACAGCTTCCAAAGCCAGGCAACGACCTCGTACCCCACCCAGGGTCCCCGCCTACCAACGACGGTCAGGGGCCCGAGAAGGGCCCAGTGCCCCCTCCAGACCCTCCCGCAGCTGTCAGCGATGAGGACCCACGAGCTAAGGCGAAACCCTTCGCCCCAAAGCCACCCGCGAGGCCCAGGCTGGAGCGAGCTCTGTCGCTGGACGAGAAGGCGTGGAGGAGGCGGCGCTTTCGAAACAGCCATGAGGGCCTGGCCACGCGCCGTGGGAGCAGCCCCTCCAGGGGCTCTCTGCAGGACGAGGGCCCCCAGCCCGCCGCCGGCTCCCCGCCCTGCCTGAGCGCCTCGCTGCAGGAGATCCCTACATCCCGCAGGGCCCTGGGCGGTGCAGGGGGGAGCCCCTCCTCCTGGGGGCACTGCATCTCCGGAATGATCAGCACCTCCCTGGACCTCCTGCACCGGGACGGGGCCTCGGCTGGGAGCACCCCCAGGCTGCCCGCCGTGGACCAGAAGGTGGCCTCCAACTGCCTGCGCGCAGCGGGCTCCACCGGCAAGCCCCGCCTGCAGGACAGACTGTTCCGGGCCCATAGCAGCCTGGGCCCCGGCCGGCCCCCGAGCCCCCTGGCCTGCGATGCCAAGTCCTCGTTCAGCCTCCTGGCACCCATCCGCGCCAAGGACGTCCGCAGCAG GAGCTACCTGGAGGGGAGCCTCCTGGCGAGCGGGGCGCTGATGGGGGCGGACGAGCTGGCCCGCTACTTCCCGGACCGCAGCCTGGCCCTGTTCGTGGCCACGTGGAACATGCAGGGCCAGAAG GAGCTGCCTCCGAACCTGGACGAGCTCCTGCTGCCTGCGGAGGCCGACTACGCCCAGGACCTGTACGTGGTCGGCGTCCAGGAGGGCTGTTCTGACAG GCGGGAGTGGGAGGTGCGCCTGCAGGAGACGCTGGGCCCCCACTACGTGACGCTGTACTCGGCGGCCCACGGGGCGCTCTACATGTCCGTGCTCATCCGCAGGGACCTCATCTGGTTCTGCTCAG agGTGGAGAGCTCCACGGTGACCACGCGCATCGTGTCTCACATCAAGACCAAGGGGGCCCTGGGCGTCAGCTTCACCTTCTTCGGCACCTCCTTCCTCTTCATCACGTCTCACTTCACCT CTGGAGACGGGAAGGTGGGCGAGCGGCTGCTGGACTACAGCCGAAcggtccagggcctggccctgcccaAGAGCGTGCCCGACACCAGTCCCTACCGCTCCGACGCCG CGGACGTCACCACCCGGTTCGATGGCGTGTTCTGGTTTGGGGACTTCAACTTCCGTCTGAACGGTGGGCGCGCGGCCGTGGAGGCCGTCCTGGCGCAGGGCCTGGGGGACAAGGTGTCTGCCCTGCTCCAGCACGACCAGCTCACCCAGGAGATGAGGAGAG GGTCCGTCTTCAAGGGCTTCCAGGAGCCAGACATCCGCTTCCTCCCGTCGTACAAGTTCGACATCGGGAAGGACTCCTACGACACCACGTCCAAGCAGAGGACCCCCTCCTACACG GATCGGGTCATGTACAGGAGCCGCCACAAGGGTGACATTTATCCAGTCAAGTATTCCTCCTGCCCTGGCATCAAGACGTCTGACCACCGCCCCGTGTACGGTCTGTTCCGGGTGAAAGTGAGGCCGGGGAGAGACAA CATCCCTCTTGCTGCTGGCAAGTTTGACCGCGAACTGTACTTAATAGGAATTAAAAGACGGATTTCCAGAGAAATGCAGCAGCGGCAGTGGCAGCGGGCGCCCAAGGACCAGCACTCCAGCGCCATCTGCACCGTCTCCTGA
- the INPP5E gene encoding phosphatidylinositol polyphosphate 5-phosphatase type IV isoform X2, giving the protein MPSKVACLGHSDTSPPQPTAQGHLQPESRMLKGQLPKPGNDLVPHPGSPPTNDGQGPEKGPVPPPDPPAAVSDEDPRAKAKPFAPKPPARPRLERALSLDEKAWRRRRFRNSHEGLATRRGSSPSRGSLQDEGPQPAAGSPPCLSASLQEIPTSRRALGGAGGSPSSWGHCISGMISTSLDLLHRDGASAGSTPRLPAVDQKVASNCLRAAGSTGKPRLQDRLFRAHSSLGPGRPPSPLACDAKSSFSLLAPIRAKDVRSRSYLEGSLLASGALMGADELARYFPDRSLALFVATWNMQGQKELPPNLDELLLPAEADYAQDLYVVGVQEGCSDRREWEVRLQETLGPHYVTLYSAAHGALYMSVLIRRDLIWFCSEVESSTVTTRIVSHIKTKGALGVSFTFFGTSFLFITSHFTSGDGKVGERLLDYSRTVQGLALPKSVPDTSPYRSDAADVTTRFDGVFWFGDFNFRLNGGRAAVEAVLAQGLGDKVSALLQHDQLTQEMRRGSVFKGFQEPDIRFLPSYKFDIGKDSYDTTSKQRTPSYTDRVMYRSRHKGDIYPVKYSSCPGIKTSDHRPVYGLFRVKVRPGRDKN; this is encoded by the exons ATGCCATCCAAGGTGGCGTGCCTGGGGCATTCAGACACCTCCCCCCCGCAGCCCACTGCCCAGGGGCATCTGCAGCCCGAAAGCAGGATGCTAAAAGGACAGCTTCCAAAGCCAGGCAACGACCTCGTACCCCACCCAGGGTCCCCGCCTACCAACGACGGTCAGGGGCCCGAGAAGGGCCCAGTGCCCCCTCCAGACCCTCCCGCAGCTGTCAGCGATGAGGACCCACGAGCTAAGGCGAAACCCTTCGCCCCAAAGCCACCCGCGAGGCCCAGGCTGGAGCGAGCTCTGTCGCTGGACGAGAAGGCGTGGAGGAGGCGGCGCTTTCGAAACAGCCATGAGGGCCTGGCCACGCGCCGTGGGAGCAGCCCCTCCAGGGGCTCTCTGCAGGACGAGGGCCCCCAGCCCGCCGCCGGCTCCCCGCCCTGCCTGAGCGCCTCGCTGCAGGAGATCCCTACATCCCGCAGGGCCCTGGGCGGTGCAGGGGGGAGCCCCTCCTCCTGGGGGCACTGCATCTCCGGAATGATCAGCACCTCCCTGGACCTCCTGCACCGGGACGGGGCCTCGGCTGGGAGCACCCCCAGGCTGCCCGCCGTGGACCAGAAGGTGGCCTCCAACTGCCTGCGCGCAGCGGGCTCCACCGGCAAGCCCCGCCTGCAGGACAGACTGTTCCGGGCCCATAGCAGCCTGGGCCCCGGCCGGCCCCCGAGCCCCCTGGCCTGCGATGCCAAGTCCTCGTTCAGCCTCCTGGCACCCATCCGCGCCAAGGACGTCCGCAGCAG GAGCTACCTGGAGGGGAGCCTCCTGGCGAGCGGGGCGCTGATGGGGGCGGACGAGCTGGCCCGCTACTTCCCGGACCGCAGCCTGGCCCTGTTCGTGGCCACGTGGAACATGCAGGGCCAGAAG GAGCTGCCTCCGAACCTGGACGAGCTCCTGCTGCCTGCGGAGGCCGACTACGCCCAGGACCTGTACGTGGTCGGCGTCCAGGAGGGCTGTTCTGACAG GCGGGAGTGGGAGGTGCGCCTGCAGGAGACGCTGGGCCCCCACTACGTGACGCTGTACTCGGCGGCCCACGGGGCGCTCTACATGTCCGTGCTCATCCGCAGGGACCTCATCTGGTTCTGCTCAG agGTGGAGAGCTCCACGGTGACCACGCGCATCGTGTCTCACATCAAGACCAAGGGGGCCCTGGGCGTCAGCTTCACCTTCTTCGGCACCTCCTTCCTCTTCATCACGTCTCACTTCACCT CTGGAGACGGGAAGGTGGGCGAGCGGCTGCTGGACTACAGCCGAAcggtccagggcctggccctgcccaAGAGCGTGCCCGACACCAGTCCCTACCGCTCCGACGCCG CGGACGTCACCACCCGGTTCGATGGCGTGTTCTGGTTTGGGGACTTCAACTTCCGTCTGAACGGTGGGCGCGCGGCCGTGGAGGCCGTCCTGGCGCAGGGCCTGGGGGACAAGGTGTCTGCCCTGCTCCAGCACGACCAGCTCACCCAGGAGATGAGGAGAG GGTCCGTCTTCAAGGGCTTCCAGGAGCCAGACATCCGCTTCCTCCCGTCGTACAAGTTCGACATCGGGAAGGACTCCTACGACACCACGTCCAAGCAGAGGACCCCCTCCTACACG GATCGGGTCATGTACAGGAGCCGCCACAAGGGTGACATTTATCCAGTCAAGTATTCCTCCTGCCCTGGCATCAAGACGTCTGACCACCGCCCCGTGTACGGTCTGTTCCGGGTGAAAGTGAGGCCGGGGAGAGACAA GAATTAA